TTATGGGCTTCAACAGCTACGTAGACAATATCAACAACAACAACAACCGCCACAGATGATGATGGCTCAAAGGTCACCACCACAGATGATGGTGGCTCAACGGTCACCACCACAGATGATGGTTCAACTGCCACCACCACAGATGATGATGGCCCAACTGTCACCACCACCACCGCCTAGGCTGCTAGAGGCACTTCCCTCGCCGTTTGGGAAGAAGAGAGCGGTTCTATGCGGCGTGAACTATAGAGGGAAAAGCTATAGCTTGAAAGGTTGCATTAGTGATGCAAAGTCCATGAGATGTTTCTTGGTTCAGCATATGGGTTTCCCTGTTGAATCTATTCTCATGCTCACAGGTTCTTTTCTTTTTTCACTTTCCTAAATCCACTTTTATTTCCCAAAAAGTTCATGATGATAAGTCTGAGGACGACCAACTCAATAACTTTATAGACCCTTAAACAAAAGATAAAAGTTTAGACCCGAAATTTGTTTAAATTTATAATAATTTTAATTTTTTTTATAAACAATTCTTTTTATAATATTGGTGATGAAAAAAATACATTCACAGAAAATAGTTTTGTGAGGTCTTTTTCATTATTTTGTGTATAAAAATATATCTTTATAAAATAGCTAAACTCTCTTAACTATCAAATAAAATAGTTTTTAGGTTCTTTCATTATATTTTTGTATAAAATATATATTTATAAAAAAATTGGACCTTTAACTATTAAGATGCTCCAATGGTTGCACCCCTTGTCCCCTACTTAAACGGGCACTGATGAGTGTTTGCTGTTGTTGCAGAAGATGAAGCCTGTCCGCAGAAAATACCAACTAAAAGAAACATGAGAAAGGCAATGAGATGGTTAGTTGAAGGAAACAAAGCAAGAGACTCACTTTTCTTCCACTACTCTGGTCATGGAGCTCAGCAGAAAGACTACGATGGAGATGAAATCGACGGTCAAGATGAAGCCTTGATCCCTTTAGACCATGAGACAGAAGGAAAAATAATCGATGACGAGATTAACGAGATACTCGTGAGGCCATTAGTCCATGGAGCTAAGCTTCACGCTGTGATAGACGCATGTAACAGTGGGACTGTCCTTGATTTACCCTTCGTTTGTAGGATGGAGAGGAATGGTTCTTATGATTGGGAGTATCAAGGATTAGGGAGAATTTACAAAGGAACAGATGGTGGAGGAGCTTTCTGTTTCAGTGCTTGTGATGATGATGAAGCCAGTGGTTACACTCCTGTACGTTTTCAAAGACTTATAACATCATATCATAATACTATATATACATCTCTGTATATATATATTTTTTTTGAATACCAAAAGATCGGGACTGAATCACGTAACCCCCTAGGTCCAAAACCCTCTAGCACAATAGCTAGGATCTTTTTCATTTGAGTTAACGACCTCTGGTTCCATCTATATATTGTTAACTAGATCATTGTCCTTGTTGTAGGTGTTCACGGGAAAGAACGCAGGAGCCATGACTTATAGCTTCATAAACGCGGTGAAAACAGCTGGACCAGCACCCACGTATGGTCAGCTGCTTAACCTTATGTGTTCTGCGATACTCGAGGCCCAGTCTCGACTCACCTACACAGACTCCGATGAGTCCTCGGTATGTGATTAAACTTGTATCACTCACAAACTTGCATTGTTGTGAATGACTGAACATTTTTTCCTTTGCTTGCAGGAGCCACTACTAACATCATCAGAGAAATTCAACATATACGCGACAAAGTTTGCGCTCTGAAGGCAAAAATACAAATCTCATAATCTGCAAATAACTCGGAACATTGTCCACATGTACACCGACCTCTCTGAAGCAAACTTGTGAAAGCTTCAAAAACCTCTTCTTTGTATTATGAAGCTATGATATCTATAATATTATTTGAGAAGTCAGTTTCCTATGTGTCGTTCTCACGTTCACTCTCGTGATGGTTACTCTTAATGAATTAAAAATATTATATTTAAAATATTATTATTTATTTTTTTATTTAGTTTCCTTTTTAAAATTTTCCAAAAAACATATAAATATAATAAAGGAAAATTTTATAAAGTAAAAAAAAAAAGAAATTATATGTATATATAATATGATTTCATAAAAAAACAAAAATTCACAAAATAGTAATACTACATTTAAAAATATTTTTAAATAACATAAAATATAGTTTTGAAGTAATAAAATACTTTCTATATATCTATATTTTCTTAGATGAAAAATATCAATTTTTATATAATGTGATTTTATTAAAAACAATTTCTACAGATAATCTTAATATTAGAAAAAAAATATTATTTCTTTTAAACATAATTTTAAACAATACAAAAAAACTAATAGAAATATTTTTATATATCTATATGTTTTCTTAGATGATTACATAAAATAATTAAGTAACATAAACTGATATATGTTTAATTGACTAAAAATAGTTTATAATTAGCATTATTGAAATGTTTTATTTATTTTTCATATGTTTAGTTGACTATAATATCTTTCAATTACAGCAAAAAAATATCGATAAATTATTATTTTCAAATACAATCATTTTTGTTTACTGCTTATTTTTAAGAGATATTAAAAACTAAAAATAAAATTTTAAAATAAACATCTTTTGATCAAATAGTTACAAAATAGCTTAATGGGGTAGATATATTATATTATATAATTATTAAAGTTATATTTTTTTAATATTAAATTTGTTTTTAAATTTTATGTTTTTATGTTTGTGGAACTTAATAGAACCAAAGTCAAAATACCAAAGCAAATCTGAATTCTCATTTTTAAGATTATTTAAAATAAATTTCAGTTTTCATTCAATAAATCAAATGCATAAAGTTATTTAGAATTTATAAAATATTTTAATTATTGTAAATATTGATATAGGTTCATAAGCTTCCTAAAATGTATTAGCTACTTATGCATGTAACTTTCTATTGATCACCGCTTTATTTTTCTAATATTTTTTTAAAAAAATCAATATATTATTTGATAAATATTATGAAAAATATATGGACATTTCAACGATAAACAAAATTGATTTGACTTGATTTAATTATAATAAAAAATAATTATACTTCATTTTGAATTTGAAAGAATATATGTAACTCAATATACTCACAACATGAGTGACTCGACTAATCCAACTTATATCTAAAATCAAAGATTTAACTACTATAAGAATATATAATATTATAAGAATAGTAATTTATTTTATAAATATAAATCATAGGACAACTCAAAATGTATTAAAATGAAAATAAAATACTAACCAACTGTTACAATTTAGTTTTTTTTATAAAATTTATATATATGCATGAGGCTTCAGAATATTATCATTATATTAATTTATGTAATTTGGAATCAGACATTTTAGTTTATTTTTTATTTCATTCTAAGCACAATATATCTTAATTTATACATAATCTTCATAAAATATATTCACATATCTAATACAACAACCACATAAATGCAAATAAGAAATTAATCAAAATTTTAATATATTTAGAACAAAAAATGTTATAGTTGAATACATATAGATGCAATCCAATTTACCCAAATGATAACTAAATTGACCGTAAAAATAACAAAACCGATTAGGTATAACATATATAAAATCATATGTATAACTAAAGTAATATAATATTAATAATATAAATGATGCATACAAATTAATTTAAAATTAAAAATAAATAATAATCAATTATTATAGTATATTTACTTTAGAAATATTTATACCGGTGAATCACCTACTTAGTAATATACAAGGGAATCACTGATTCACTTATATTAATTGAATACGAAAAGAAGATGTATAGAGAAGAATCTAATAGTTATGAGCTTCAGGATACTAGGCCCATTATGTGCCAACTTCTCTCTCTTTCTTTTTAATAGACTGGCATAGTATTGAACCTCTCGATATCTGTTATATCTGTAGACATGAATTAGACGCACGCTAGACAATGGATTGCTTTCTTTTAATCGAACTATCGCCTAACTTTTGTAAATTACGTCGCAAAGGATAGGGAAGATTCCAGGAAAGTGGATTTTTTTTTTTTTTTTTTCTTTTTTTACTGGTTGACTCTTAGTCTTGGGGATAACGTATAATACATGCTAATTAAGAATGGTCGTATACTAAGACTAGTACATGTAGTGTGTAAGGGGTTGGTCTAGTGACCAAATCAACACGAAAAACTGGTCGGTCGATCCACGGCAGGATAACCTCTATGTTCGTAACAATATCTGATTGATTATTAAAAAATTAGCATATCTATTATTAAATATATTAACTTGATAACTTTGTTGGTTGTTAATTATTTTCTTCTCCATAGGACTTTATTATGCAGGTATAGACGGATAGACCCATATCGTAATGATACCACGACAATACTGTCACTAGATTTTTATAATATAATAAATATGTTATATTCTTGTTTTTTTTTTCTGTTTGGTTTAAAACTTTAAATCCTTGTGTGCGTAAAACACACCACAGTATAATATATATTCACCATGGTTACGTGCGTTTAGCTATGTTTGGATTATTTCCGTAATAAGATGCCCGAGAAGATCGTTTGGTTTGAATTTTGATGGGTAAGAGACTAAGAGTACGTGAGTTTATCTAGAATTAATACGAGTCGGATGGTCCATGTTTTCTTATATGCTACATTGAATTTCATTTTACAAAAAAACGAAAAATTGATTTTATAATTTGTTAGGTTACTTATAATATCCGCTACATCCAAATAAGCTGAGGCTGTCAGGTGAGTGATATGAAAGACAAAAAATGTTAAGGACTTTCACAATCGTTTGAAATTGTTCATATAAATCCAAATTCAGTTATGAAACAATAATGTTTAATTATTGCTTTGTAATTTTTCACTATTGAGCATGCCATTAACGTATGAAGCAAGTAAATAATTGATTTCCCCAGTTGGCATATATACGTAAACATAACACTTACCACGAATGTTGACCAAAAAAAAACTGACCATGAATTTTAGTCCAATAAATTATACTATTAGTTCATCTAAATATTATGGGATATTATTACTCGATCGACTTCATAAACAAAACAAATCCATGTTTTATAAGACATACTATACCTTACTCCTTATTGCATGTCACAAAATTAATACCCATAATTAATCAAAATATATACTCTTTAATACAAAAAAATCATATATAGGTTAGCCATAATGTGTAATTTAATAGGTTTGTGTCAACAAAAGTCAAATACCTAGTTTTAACATCACTATATACGTATACTTTGTTATGGTTCGTTCCGTAAAACCTTCACTGCATTTGATGATACTGATCATGTTATACAATTGGATTTTTTTCTATTACGTAAAGAATAAAAGGAAAATATTAAAAGACACGATTAGGGAAAGTGGGTCGGTCGACCAACAAAACTCCCTCCCCTAAAGTCAAAAGTTAGGAACTAGAGGGGAATGTGCGTTTTTAACACTTGTAAATTTTTTGTAGAATCATGTAAAATAAATAACAATAATTACAGATCAAGTCGGCCAACTTTGTTGACTAATTCCCCATATGCACGGCATGCATGGTCCCTTATTAAAAACTAAAATCGAATTAGCTTTGCTTATATGCACCAGGTAGACATCAATATTAACTAACAAACTCGTTTTATTTATGATCTAGCAACTAGTGGCCTAGTAGGCTACGTTACGGGTCAAATTATTTTCCAAATTCATGAAAGTTGAACTCCTTAACTTTGTTGTAGATTTGACAATGTATATCAATTGCAATAAATGAGTGTGTATGGTATAGGTCACGACGTCACGTCCAGAAACAGAGACGCCCTACTGAGAGATGTCTCGGAGAAGCTGATATAAAAATAATTAGGACAACATCAATATCTCGGAAAATAGTACACGTACAACACAAGATCGTGTTCGAAAGAATGACGTTGCACGATATGTTTCACCGTTTATTTTTTGTGTGTGGCTTTCCGTGCCGACTACTCAATCTCCCATCCGCACGTGAGACTCCTTTGCCTTCTCTTTTACACCTTTTCACTTATTTATTTTTTTCCTTTTTCCTTTACTTCTTTGATTAGATTGATTAGATATTTCGTTCTTGTTTTCCATTCTACTAATAGTTTTGTCGTAAATGTGGTGTGATTTTCATTCACTCCTCGTTAACCTTTTTTGAAAATATTGTAATACTGTGAAATTATATCTAAAACTCGTGACACCGGTTTATAGGTTCGATGTTTTTTTATCTTATCCAGCGACATAAACAGGATGTCTTGAGATGATGAGGTTAAAAAATGTACTGGTCCTTGTAAATTTGGACCGCATGTCGGCCAAAAAAATCGTTTGACTATGATATATTAAGCTCAACTTTTTTGTACCTGCAAATTAAATTGCTAAAAACGCTCAAATATTTCTTATAACGCCATGAAAACTGTGATCATTAATCAAAATTTAACTTGTATGTGATATTTTCACTCGACTCAATTAAAATAGAAATAAGCCTAGCTAAAAATCCAAATGGTGACATCAGAAGAAGAAAGAACAAAATGATGATTAAAGTGTGGTCATGATCCTATGAGTCCCACTATGTATATACGACAAAGGAAAATTTAACTCATGGAGTCTTGATATTCGTTGCTTCTACAGTTTACTATTCATTTTTCACATACAGCAGGAGTAAAATTTTAAACGTGTCAAAATAAATCGTAGAGGTAGCACCCAGCAGATCTAATAAGTGGATTGCCTCGAATCATATTAACCCTGTGTTACTCTTGAGTACTGACAAGTAGATAACGCCAAAGAAAATGATGTAAAAGGCCAATAATGGACTGTAAATAAGGGCGTGATTCAGTACTCATCGTGAAGGCGTATCTAACATCTTCTTTCCCCAGCTACGCGACTAATTTACTCAAGTGCACCGTATTTTTCTTGTGCACGTAAACTATTTATAAGTCTATATAATTGTACAAATGTATAGTATTTTTTCTATATAATTGTACAAATGTATAGTATTTTATACACTGTGCGTAGGTAAATACGTATGGCTCGTGTGGTGGTCCCCGCAGAAACCAGAGGTAGAGCCGTGTGGAGGGACCTCCCCCAAGTAAAACGATCACCACACGGTATCAGATCCCTTGTCACTTTCTTGAATTCAGTGGCGCCCTTTAAATCCAAAGGAACCTCCCCTAAATAATACAGAACTAAAGATCATTTGTTTTTAATAAAAAGTTGATTTAATCTTTTTGATTATTGACTAGGCTTTGAAACGCGTAATGACTTCTTTTTCTAGTACAGCCAAACAAGTATGGTGTCTATGTATTTGCTGCGTATAAGATCGTAAAGCCCGTCTTTGGGTCAAGTCGATGGAACCTATACTTTAAGCTGAATATTTTCTTTAAACATTTTTTGACAGAATTTCAGATTTGAAGATTCAAATTATCATGTTTATAATATTTCCATTTTAACAAAGCGGCCATTCTTTCTTTAGCCTTTGAAATTTCGGAACCAATACAAACCATGACCCATGATGTCATTATACTTGTACCAAAAAAATGATGCCATTATACTGAAAAAATAGCTAAAGCTTTTAATAGTGATATTAAACTTAGTTTGTTGGCTGCTGATCCATAAGAAATTGTTGGCATATGATTTGCTTAAAGAAAAACCAGTGAATAATTTACGAATTCGTTCATTTTAATTCATTTGTACTTAACACTATTATATAGAAAGGTAAGGGTGGACGAGACTGATGCTGGTTAAATAACAGAATGATATATAATTTTTTTGCAATTTTTAAAATAGAAGTTTTAGTTTTTATCCATTTCTTATACCTTTTTTTCGTCAACACAATTCTATTGATTTATACAAGGAGTTCATGATCTTTGTATTTTTGAACAGAGGAGTTCATGATCTAAACTCTGGTTTTTGACTATATAGAAGTTGAATGAATGTATGTATCAAAATCAGATAAGCTACATCCACTTTTTAAAACAACTAGTTGATGTAATTTATAGCCACCTTTTAATACTAGTTTTTGAGCTAGCTGTATTTTATACTAAGTTCCTTGCATTTGAATTTAGAATGGGCTTTTGCATTAAAACTATACTCGGTTTGTATTCATAAACTTCAAAAAAAGTTTTAATAGCTATGACTTTTGAGTCTATGACAGCTCGAACATAGAAAATTAAAAACTATGAAATGTACCTATCCAATTTAATTTATTTTTCAAGATTCATATATGTATATATATTTACATATTTAATTGTATTACATTGTCTATATTCATTATAACTTTATGCAAATGCGCATGGACGAGCATGTCTCTCCGCATGGTGTAAGATCTTATATATTAAAACAGAAGTCACAACCTTGATTCATGTGTGATTTTTTTAAAAATGGATTTAATTAATGGATCTATTTCTAGAAAGTCATGTTACATTTAATCTCTAATCTTATCATTTAAATTTTGGGCGTAACAAATTTTTTTATTGGGCTATCAATAATTGGATTTAAACAATAGATAATCTATTGGATTTATAGATAATATAATTTAAATAGATATAATTTAATGTTGTAATACTATAC
This genomic interval from Brassica oleracea var. oleracea cultivar TO1000 chromosome C2, BOL, whole genome shotgun sequence contains the following:
- the LOC106325322 gene encoding metacaspase-3-like, which gives rise to MSSQREVRCRCGRWMWAPPGAGAIQCSTCHTVTQLHSLVDALRGAHRMIYGLQQLRRQYQQQQQPPQMMMAQRSPPQMMVAQRSPPQMMVQLPPPQMMMAQLSPPPPPRLLEALPSPFGKKRAVLCGVNYRGKSYSLKGCISDAKSMRCFLVQHMGFPVESILMLTEDEACPQKIPTKRNMRKAMRWLVEGNKARDSLFFHYSGHGAQQKDYDGDEIDGQDEALIPLDHETEGKIIDDEINEILVRPLVHGAKLHAVIDACNSGTVLDLPFVCRMERNGSYDWEYQGLGRIYKGTDGGGAFCFSACDDDEASGYTPVFTGKNAGAMTYSFINAVKTAGPAPTYGQLLNLMCSAILEAQSRLTYTDSDESSEPLLTSSEKFNIYATKFAL